In Lemur catta isolate mLemCat1 chromosome 18, mLemCat1.pri, whole genome shotgun sequence, a genomic segment contains:
- the PRKCD gene encoding protein kinase C delta type isoform X2, with the protein MAPFLRIAFNSYELGTLQAEDEASQPFCAVKMKEALSTERGKTLVQKKPTMYPEWKSTFDAHIYEGRVIQIVLMRAAEEPVSELDLQPQAKVLMSVQYFLEDVDCKQSMRSEEEAKFPTMNRRGAIKQAKIHYIKNHEFIATFFGQPTFCSVCKEFVWGLNKQGYKCRQCNAAIHKKCIDKIIGRCTGTAANSRDTIFQKERFKIDMPHRFKVHNYMSPTFCDHCGSLLWGLVKQGQKCEDCGMNVHHKCQEKVANLCGINQKLLAEALNQVSQRASRKSDSAPSESVGVYQGFEKKPGVSGDDTLDNNGTYGKIWEGSNKCKMDNFIFHKVLGKGSFGKVLLAELKSSGQYFAVKTLKKDVVLIDDDVECTMVEKRVLALAGENPFLTHLICTFQTKDHLFFVMEFLNGGDLMYHIQDKGRFELYRATFYAAEIICGLQFLHSKGIIYRDLKLDNVLLDREGHIKIADFGMCKENVFGENLASTFCGTPDYIAPEILQGLRYSFSVDWWSFGVLLYEMLIGQSPFHGDDEDELFESIRVDTPHYPRWITKEAKDILEKLFERDPSKRLGVTGNIRIHPFFKTINWTLLEKRKIEPPFRPKVKSPRDYSNFDQEFLTEKPRLSYSDKNLIDSMDQSAFKGFSFMNPTFEQLLEG; encoded by the exons ATGGCGCCGTTCCTGCGCATCGCCTTCAACTCCTACGAGCTGGGCACCCTGCAGGCCGAGGACGAGGCGAGCCAGCCCTTCTGCGCCGTGAAGATGAAGGAGGCACTCAGCACAG AGCGCGGGAAGACGCTGGTGCAGAAGAAGCCTACCATGTATCCCGAGTGGAAGTCCACGTTCGATGCCCACATCTACGAGGGCCGAGTCATCCAGATAGTGCTGATGCGGGCAGCCGAGGAGCCGGTGTCTGAG CTGGACCTACAGCCTCAGGCCAAGGTGTTGATGTCTGTGCAGTATTTCCTTGAGGACGTGG ATTGCAAACAGTCTATGCGTAGTGAAGAAGAGGCCAAGTTCCCCACAATGAACCGCCGTGGAGCCATCAAACAGGCCAAAATCCACTACATCAAGAACCACGAGTTTATCGCCACCTTCTTTGGGCAGCCCACCTTCTGTTCTGTGTGCAAAGAatttgtctg GGGTCTCAACAAGCAAGGCTACAAATGCAGGC AATGCAACGCTGCCATCCACAAGAAATGCATCGACAAGATCATCGGCCGGTGCACGGGCACTGCGGCTAACAGCCGGGACACCATA TTCCAGAAAGAACGCTTCAAAATCGACATGCCACACCGGTTCAAGGTCCACAACTACATGAGCCCCACCTTCTGTGACCACTGTGGCAGCCTGCTCTGGGGCCTGGTGAAGCAGGGACAAAAGTGTGAAG ACTGTGGCATGAATGTGCACCATAAATGCCAGGAGAAGGTGGCCAACCTCTGTGGCATCAACCAGAAGCTTTTGGCAGAGGCCTTGAACCAAGTCAGCCAG AGAGCCTCCCGGAAATCGGATTCAGCACCTTCCGAGTCTGTTGGTGTATACCAGGGTTTCGAGAAGAAGCCAGGAGTCTCTGGTGACGATACGTTAG ATAACAATGGGACCTACGGCAAAATCTGGGAAGGCAGCAACAAGTGCAAGATGGATAACTTCATCTTCCACAAGGTCCTGGGCAAAGGCAGCTTTGGGAAG GTGCTGCTCGCGGAGCTGAAGAGCAGCGGACAGTACTTCGCTGTCAAGACCCTGAAGAAGGATGTGGTTCTCATCGACGACGACGTAGAGTGCACCATGGTGGAGAAGCGAGTGCTGGCACTTGCCGGGGAGAATCCCTTTCTCACCCACCTCATCTGCACCTTCCAGACCAAG GACCACCTGTTCTTCGTAATGGAGTTCCTCAACGGGGGGGACCTGATGTACCACATTCAAGACAAAGGCCGCTTTGAGCTCTACCGTGCCAC GTTTTATGCAGCTGAGATAATCTGTGGACTGcagtttctgcacagcaaggggATCATTTACAG GGACCTCAAACTGGACAATGTACTGCTGGACCGAGAGGGCCACATTAAGATCGCCGACTTCGGGATGTGCAAAGAGAACGTATTTGGGGAGAACCTGGCCAGCACCTTCTGCGGCACCCCTGACTACATCGCCCCTGAG ATCCTGCAGGGCCTGAGGTACTCATTCTCTGTGGACTGGTGGTCGTTCGGGGTCCTTCTCTATGAAATGCTCATTGGTCAGTCCCCCTTCCAtggtgatgatgaggatgaaCTCTTTGAGTCCATCCGTGTGGACACGCCGCACTATCCCCGTTGGATTACCAAGGAGGCCAAGGACATCCTGGAGAAG CTATTTGAAAGGGACCCAAGTAAGAGGCTGGGAGTGACAGGAAACATCAGAATCCACCCCTTCTTTAAGACCATCAACTGGACTCTCCTGGAAAAGCGGAAGATAGAGCCGCCCTTCAGGCCCAAAGTG AAGTCCCCCAGAGACTACAGCAACTTCGACCAGGAGTTCCTGACTGAGAAGCCACGCCTCTCCTACAGCGACAAGAACCTCATCGACTCCATGGACCAGTCTGCATTTAAAGGCTTCTCCTTCATGAACCCCACATTCGAGCAGCTCCTGGAAGGTTGA
- the PRKCD gene encoding protein kinase C delta type isoform X1, with protein MAPFLRIAFNSYELGTLQAEDEASQPFCAVKMKEALSTERGKTLVQKKPTMYPEWKSTFDAHIYEGRVIQIVLMRAAEEPVSEVTVGVSVLAERCKKNNGKAEFWLDLQPQAKVLMSVQYFLEDVDCKQSMRSEEEAKFPTMNRRGAIKQAKIHYIKNHEFIATFFGQPTFCSVCKEFVWGLNKQGYKCRQCNAAIHKKCIDKIIGRCTGTAANSRDTIFQKERFKIDMPHRFKVHNYMSPTFCDHCGSLLWGLVKQGQKCEDCGMNVHHKCQEKVANLCGINQKLLAEALNQVSQRASRKSDSAPSESVGVYQGFEKKPGVSGDDTLDNNGTYGKIWEGSNKCKMDNFIFHKVLGKGSFGKVLLAELKSSGQYFAVKTLKKDVVLIDDDVECTMVEKRVLALAGENPFLTHLICTFQTKDHLFFVMEFLNGGDLMYHIQDKGRFELYRATFYAAEIICGLQFLHSKGIIYRDLKLDNVLLDREGHIKIADFGMCKENVFGENLASTFCGTPDYIAPEILQGLRYSFSVDWWSFGVLLYEMLIGQSPFHGDDEDELFESIRVDTPHYPRWITKEAKDILEKLFERDPSKRLGVTGNIRIHPFFKTINWTLLEKRKIEPPFRPKVKSPRDYSNFDQEFLTEKPRLSYSDKNLIDSMDQSAFKGFSFMNPTFEQLLEG; from the exons ATGGCGCCGTTCCTGCGCATCGCCTTCAACTCCTACGAGCTGGGCACCCTGCAGGCCGAGGACGAGGCGAGCCAGCCCTTCTGCGCCGTGAAGATGAAGGAGGCACTCAGCACAG AGCGCGGGAAGACGCTGGTGCAGAAGAAGCCTACCATGTATCCCGAGTGGAAGTCCACGTTCGATGCCCACATCTACGAGGGCCGAGTCATCCAGATAGTGCTGATGCGGGCAGCCGAGGAGCCGGTGTCTGAGGTGACCGTGGGCGTGTCGGTGCTGGCCGAGCGCTGCAAGAAGAACAACGGCAAGGCCGAGTTCTGG CTGGACCTACAGCCTCAGGCCAAGGTGTTGATGTCTGTGCAGTATTTCCTTGAGGACGTGG ATTGCAAACAGTCTATGCGTAGTGAAGAAGAGGCCAAGTTCCCCACAATGAACCGCCGTGGAGCCATCAAACAGGCCAAAATCCACTACATCAAGAACCACGAGTTTATCGCCACCTTCTTTGGGCAGCCCACCTTCTGTTCTGTGTGCAAAGAatttgtctg GGGTCTCAACAAGCAAGGCTACAAATGCAGGC AATGCAACGCTGCCATCCACAAGAAATGCATCGACAAGATCATCGGCCGGTGCACGGGCACTGCGGCTAACAGCCGGGACACCATA TTCCAGAAAGAACGCTTCAAAATCGACATGCCACACCGGTTCAAGGTCCACAACTACATGAGCCCCACCTTCTGTGACCACTGTGGCAGCCTGCTCTGGGGCCTGGTGAAGCAGGGACAAAAGTGTGAAG ACTGTGGCATGAATGTGCACCATAAATGCCAGGAGAAGGTGGCCAACCTCTGTGGCATCAACCAGAAGCTTTTGGCAGAGGCCTTGAACCAAGTCAGCCAG AGAGCCTCCCGGAAATCGGATTCAGCACCTTCCGAGTCTGTTGGTGTATACCAGGGTTTCGAGAAGAAGCCAGGAGTCTCTGGTGACGATACGTTAG ATAACAATGGGACCTACGGCAAAATCTGGGAAGGCAGCAACAAGTGCAAGATGGATAACTTCATCTTCCACAAGGTCCTGGGCAAAGGCAGCTTTGGGAAG GTGCTGCTCGCGGAGCTGAAGAGCAGCGGACAGTACTTCGCTGTCAAGACCCTGAAGAAGGATGTGGTTCTCATCGACGACGACGTAGAGTGCACCATGGTGGAGAAGCGAGTGCTGGCACTTGCCGGGGAGAATCCCTTTCTCACCCACCTCATCTGCACCTTCCAGACCAAG GACCACCTGTTCTTCGTAATGGAGTTCCTCAACGGGGGGGACCTGATGTACCACATTCAAGACAAAGGCCGCTTTGAGCTCTACCGTGCCAC GTTTTATGCAGCTGAGATAATCTGTGGACTGcagtttctgcacagcaaggggATCATTTACAG GGACCTCAAACTGGACAATGTACTGCTGGACCGAGAGGGCCACATTAAGATCGCCGACTTCGGGATGTGCAAAGAGAACGTATTTGGGGAGAACCTGGCCAGCACCTTCTGCGGCACCCCTGACTACATCGCCCCTGAG ATCCTGCAGGGCCTGAGGTACTCATTCTCTGTGGACTGGTGGTCGTTCGGGGTCCTTCTCTATGAAATGCTCATTGGTCAGTCCCCCTTCCAtggtgatgatgaggatgaaCTCTTTGAGTCCATCCGTGTGGACACGCCGCACTATCCCCGTTGGATTACCAAGGAGGCCAAGGACATCCTGGAGAAG CTATTTGAAAGGGACCCAAGTAAGAGGCTGGGAGTGACAGGAAACATCAGAATCCACCCCTTCTTTAAGACCATCAACTGGACTCTCCTGGAAAAGCGGAAGATAGAGCCGCCCTTCAGGCCCAAAGTG AAGTCCCCCAGAGACTACAGCAACTTCGACCAGGAGTTCCTGACTGAGAAGCCACGCCTCTCCTACAGCGACAAGAACCTCATCGACTCCATGGACCAGTCTGCATTTAAAGGCTTCTCCTTCATGAACCCCACATTCGAGCAGCTCCTGGAAGGTTGA